The Aspergillus luchuensis IFO 4308 DNA, chromosome 6, nearly complete sequence genome segment CGCAAGACCATCTCTTCCCTGATCCAAGTGGACTATCAATCTCGAATGAACAGCAATCAGGTCAGCCCGACTTCAATTCTTCGAATCTGCCAGCAACTCCAACTGGCCCTCGTGATTCCTTCCAGTCTGGAAAACGGCCCAGCCTTCCGTTGGCTGGTTACCATGCGCCAGATGTCGACCCCAGTCTAACTTCACGGTTCGAACGCGTAGAACTTGTTGGAACTGGTGAATTCTCTCAAGTATACCGTGTTTCCGAACCTCACGACACATCGATCTCTACTTACCCGAGGGAGATGTTCCCTCCCAAAGCGGTGCCCGAACAAGTATGGGCTGTCAAGAAATCGAAGCAGCCATATTCGGGTCTCAAGGACCGCGAACGCCGAATTCGTGAGGTCGACATACTCAAGTCGTTGACTAACTCGGACCACATCATTTCCTTTATGAACAGTTGGGAGGACAACGGCCACCTTTACATTCAGACAGAATTCTGTGAAGAAGGCAGCTTGGATGTCTTCCTTGCGCAAGTTGGGCTCAAGGCAAGGCTGGACGATTTCAGAATCTGGAAGATAATGCTGGAACTATCAATGGTAGGTACTGACctttggatgatggatagCGTCACCAGCAGATGTAGGATGGTGCTAACAGTTGTGGCAGGGTTTGAAACATATCCATGACATGGGATTCATTCACCTTGATCTCAAGCCAGCCAATATTTTAATTACCTTTGAGGGCGTGCTCAAGATTGCCGATTTCGGTATGGCCGCACGCTGGCCAGCAGAAGACGGCATCGAAGGCGAGGGTGACCGCGAATACATTGGACCAGAGATCTTAATGGGCCGCTATGATAAACCAGCGGACATCTTCTCTCTGGGTCTCATTATGTTCGAGATCGCCGGCAACGTTGAGCTGCCTGACAATGGCCTCTCGTGGCAGAAGCTCCGCAATGGAGACATGAGCGATATCCCCAGCTTGACCTGGAGTTTTGAGACCAGCGTCTTCCGCGATGCGTCCGGTAATCCGATTTCGGAGGAACCATCGTTCGAAGAGCTCTGCACCTCAGActttggcgaggatgattACGGCGTGGACAGCTTCCTCGGAGGTCGCACAAGCAAGCGGGACATGACCTCTACGGCTCGAATTGGCGAGCTTGTTGATCCCCCTAGCTTCATGGTCGACGCTGGCCATGAGCAGGCTTTGGACAATATTGTGCGCTGGATGATCTCGCCTGAACCGCTTGACCGACCCACTGCGGACCAAGTGCTAGAAACGTACGGGGTCCAATTCGTCGCCCGCCGGCGTCGTGCGGGTGCCACCGTTTACGAAGGCAACTGGGGCCCTGCCGATGAGATCCTGGCGGAAGACGCCGAGATGATCGATGTTTAATCACCACGACTTGACATATCTAGTGCATTTGGACGGAGTTGGCGCTTTCCCTTTACAGTACCATCTAATGACGGCGTTTATGCGGAGAACCGAGCTTTTGATATTAATGCCTCTTTTCTCTCGATGACCTTGATGTGATCGGGATGTTTTACCGACCATCCTTCATGATTTGGACGATGTTGATATGACCGATATGCTAGTCCCATGGAGGGGTGGTTGTCCACTCATTCCTCAAGATTTCCTTTGTGAACATGACTCGTTGATTTAGCGATGATGATAGGCTTCTGTTCCTTTTTGTTCTCTTTCTACCTCCCTATCGCGGTTCCTTCCCTTCATGTACCTATGTCTTCTGCAGGTTGAAAACCTCGTGACGCAGGATGACCGAGGCGACATGTCTATAATCCTATGCCTGCCATctgtctttgcttttccGCTCTTGATTCCCACTacacttcttctcttcaccacTCTTGTTTTATTGATGcttcatttcctttgttggAGTGACTCGAGAGCACTGGAGTAGTTCTTGCTCGTGCACTTTGGGCGTCTGATGGCCTCTACTACCCTATTTCTAGATGTCTATGTATTAAATATCCTGGCGTGTGCgccatcttctcttcgacatTGTGTTCACTTGATTCGATATACCTTTTTCCTCCCCGCGTGCTTTTGCCTTCTCCTATTGTCCTCACTACTCCATTCTATGTGTCCTTGGCAGACGAGAAACCGCCTCGACGTGATCAAGCCGGCTTGAGAACAGGATAATGCTTGTGAATTAGATATTGAAATGTACATTTGAATTGGACGAACCAGAATACCCAATTAAGTATCGcatgaataaattaaaatcgTCCGAATGGCGTATACTTTTGTATGCAAAAAGGTAGAGAGAGTTGGAGCAGCTTCGTCGGAGGCTCGCCACTGGCCGACCTAATTCGGTCTTGGCGCCCGCCGCGGCGTTCTTGCAGTTCCTCGCCGCGACCTCCATCTTGCCTGCGTCTCCCCGACCCTCTCCAACGCCTTTGTGTCGCCGAGCTTTTCTCTAACAACGGCTACGGCCGACTTCACAATAACAAGTCGCCAATTATATATTGAATCCATTGGATAATTACCATCcccttgttgttgttggccttATTCTCAATAACGCGGCGACGATGTGCGGCTCGGTTTAAAGCCCCATCACTGAAGTATTTCGTACTGGAAGTTTCTCACTACCGAATGCTAAAGTCTTAGACTTTGCTATCTTAAAGCTCTTCCAGGACCTACCAGTATCTgcgattttattttacttcgGCTGTGCAACCTCGAGAAAACTCACCCTCACAACATGGATCATCGAACATTCGTGTCGGattctctcctccgccttaCAAACGCGTCGGACCCTACCGTCGTCGACTTCGTGCTTGCCACCGCCAGTTCCGCCAAGTCAGCCTCCGCTTTGCAAGACAAGCTGCTCCCTTTTCTGGACGGTAGCTCCGACGACATTGGTTCGTTTTGCGGCGAACTTTACAGACGGGTTGGGGTAAGAGCCGGGTCCAGCGCTACTAGTGCCAATGTAGCAACCAAAGAGCGCAGTGATGCTGCTtcatcaaagaagaaataccgactgctggagatggaggaggatgacgtaCCCGAGGCTCGAGGGTCACTAGGCCCTGCGAATGTTGAGGCCGAACGGGACAGACGGCGACGCAGAGATAAAGATCGGAGCACTGGAAGAAGCGGCAAGGACAGCGAGAGCGGTCGCAGCCGctgggagaaggatgatagTCGCAAACGCGATCGTAGTCGGGAAGAGGAATCTCGCGACCGGCCCCGCACAAAGAAGGTACGGCGACGGAATGCCGATGACTTTGATGATCGctggggagatgaggagataCCTGAAGATGAGCTatacgaggatgaggagcagACGGGTGATTTTGAGGAGTCGCCTTCCAAACGGACTCGGTTGGAGGATGGGTCGGCGTCGCCGCGGTCGAATGCCTCCGAGGAATTGGACCCAGAGACGAAGAAGGAACAAGACCGGAAACGCGACCTGGAGGAACGAGATGAGTTTGCGAAACGCCTTGctaagaaggatgatggcaagacgaagaagatcgtCGAGGATCGGACAAGGTCTGGTGAGGCTGCGCGGCGACGAGCATTGGCAGATGATGCGTCTGCGCGGGCGGCTGTCATGCCTGACTTAAGGATGCGCTCGCGACAGGAGTATTTGAAAAAACGTGAGACGGAGCGCTTGGCCCTCTTGCGCAGACAGGTCGCCGAGGAGACGGCAGAGTTGCGTGATAATCCCCATTTGACccgcaaggagaaggaggagttcGCGCGTAACCGAGAAGTTCTGCGGATTGCGGAGGAGCGGTTGCGGATTGATGACTATCGCGATGGTTATATGATGCCCGAGGACTATATCACAGAGAAGGGCAAAATCgatcggaagaagaaggaagacgcgCTCTACAAGCGTTATGTGGATCGCGATGACGCTGGTCAGGAGCGGTTCATTACGGAGCACGAAGAATGGGAGATGGAGCAGACAGCCAAGGCTAAGGCACAGATCAACCGGGCCGAATTCGTTGACGAGGGCGACTATGAGTACGTGTTTGACGATTCGCAGAAGATCAACTTCGTTGTGGATGCCAAGATGGAAGGCACTCGAAAGCCTATGACGCAGGAGCAGCGCAGGCTTCAAGAGCAGATTGATgcggccgagaagaaggcacAGTCGATGGAGGACACGCGGAAGAGCCTGCCCATCTACCAATTCCGAGATCAGATCATCCAGGCAGTGCACGACCATCAAGTCTTGATTATCGTGGGAGAGACTGGTTCGGGTAAGACGACGCAGATTCCGCAGTACCTTCATGAGGCTGGATTCACCAAGGGCGGCATGAAGGTCGGATGTACACAACCGCGTCGGGTTGCTGCCATGAGTGTGGCTTCTCGAGTGGCGGAAGAGATGGGGGTGAAGCTGGGGAACGAGGTTGGCTATGCCATTCGATTCGAGGACAACACCAGCGACAAGACCGTGCTCAAGTACATGACGGATGGTATGTTGCTGCGTGAGCTTTTGACGGAGCCCGATCTCGGCCAGTACTCtgcattgatgattgatgaggcGCACGAGCGAACGGTGCCCACGGATATTGCCTGTGGTCTCTTGAAGGATATTGCGAAGGCACGGCCAGATCTCAAACTGCtgatctcctccgccacgaTGGATGCACAGAAGTTCCAGCAGTATTTCGACGACGCTCCGATCTTCAACATCCCCGGTCGTCGGTACCCCGTTGATATCCACTACACATCTCAGCCGGAAGCGAATTACCTGGCTGCGGCCATCACGACGGTCTTCCAAATTCATGTCACTCAGGGTCCTGGAGATATACTGGTTTTCTTGACAGGTCAAGAAGAGATTGAGGCGGCGGAACAGAGTCTCCAGGAAACATCGCGAAAATTAGGGAATAAAATACCCGAAATGATCATATGTCCAATCTACGCAAACCTTCCGTCTGAGCTACAGACTAAGATCTTCGAGCCGACGCCGCCAAAGGCACGGAAGGTCGTGCTGGCAACGAACATTGCTGAAACCAGTTTGACTATCGATGGCATTGTCTACGTGATTGACCCAGGCTTTGTCAAGGAGAACGTCTTCAACCCGCGGACGGGTATGGAAAGTTTAGTTGTGACTCCCTGCTCGCGAGCTTCCGCTAACCAAAGAGCCGGTCGTGCTGGACGTGTCGGTCCTGGCAAGTGTTTCCGACTCTATACTAAGTGGGCTTACTACAATGAGTTGGAGGAAAGCACAACGCCCGAGATCCAACGGACCAACCTGAGCAGTGTCATTTTGATGCTGAAGTCCCTGGGAATTGACCAGCTGTTGGACTTCGACTTCATGGACCCTCCTCCGGCAGAGACAATCATTCGTGCCCTGGAGCAGCTATATGCGTTGGGGGCGCTGAACGATCGAGGCGAGCTGACCAAGATCGGGCGACAGATGGCCGAATTCCCAACGGATCCCATGCTGGCCAAGGCGATTCTAGCAGCCGACAAGTACGGCTGCGTGGAAGAAGTGCTGTCCATCGTGTCGATGTTGGGCGAGGCGAGTgcgctcttcttccgacccaaggacaagaagatccACGCGGACAGCGCGCGGAATCGCTTCACCATCAAAGATGGCGGCGATCATCTCACGTTGCTCAATATCTGGAATCAATGGGTTGACTCCGACTTCAGCTATGTCTGGGCCAAGGAGAACTTCCTCCAGCAACGGAGTCTGACACGGGCGCGCGATGTCCGCGACCAGCTCGCGAAGCTATGCGATCGAGTCGAGGTTTCTGTGAGCACTTGCGGCTCTAACAATCTGCAGCCGATCCAGAAGGCCATTACGGCCGGATTCTTCCCCAACGCGGCGCGACTGCAGCGTGGTGGCGACAGCTATCGCACAGTGAAGAATGGACAGACGGTGTACCTCCACCCATCCAGCACGCTGTTTGAAGTCAACCCACGGTGGGTGATCTACTTCGAGCTGGTGCTGACCAGCAAGGAGTACATGCGTAGCAACATGCCATTGCAGGCGGAGTGGCTGGTCGAGGTGGCGCCACACTAttacaagaagaaggatctgGAAACGCTGggattggagaagaagatggcgaaggGGCAAGGCGCGGCGGGCGAAAAGAGTCGGAATTGAGGATGCGAGAGAATATAGTATaactattctttataaatgtTGATACCAAATGAACAGCTAGCAAACtataatgtatgtatgcatgcatgtacaTCTACTTGCCATCTTAAGTATCTATCCTATGGTCCCATAGTACGTAGTAAGGTAATTCCCGCAATACTTGTAGTTGCACAGCCGTGACCCAATCACAACCCGCGGATTGCAACACACGACAAACCGACCGCGGCTTTTACCCCCAAACCAACCTCGGCATCTTCGCATCACCTCCGCCCGCGCCGCCAACTTAAACCACCCAACTTTCCAACCCCGGATTCCAGATTCCAGACTATCCACTTCTACCAACAATCACCGCTAttcaacatccaccaccaccacctttaTCCTCTCACCAAACTACCAAACCAAAACAAGAACAAAAACAAAGGAATCGCGAAAAGCGAAGAAATacaaataaaagaataaaaatgtCCCAAACATTCACCCCGGCCGACGTATCCACGCACAACAATCCCGACAAGGGAAtgtacatcatcatcgacaacaGCGTCTACGACGTCACCAAGTTCGTCGATGAGCATCCCGGTGGCGCGAAGATCTTGAAAAGGGTAGCGGGAAAGGATGCTTCGAAGCAGTTTTGGAAGGTGCGTTTGTgtttttcatcttctttcttcattttcttttcttacaCTCTTCTCTGCCCTTCATCTTGTCTATGCCGTCTGGGTTGCTTGTTGCTGTTTTTTGATAGCTGCCTTTTCTGTATTATTTCTGTGCTGGACTTGCACTTTTGGATTTGGAATTATGTTGGGATACTGCAGATGCTAACATCAtatgttcttcttccctgttGTAGTATCACAATGAGGGCGTGCTGAAGAAGTATACGCCCAAGTTGAAGATTGGGGAGGTTAAGGAGGCGGCGAAGCTGTGAGATATGGGGTGTTTATTGTCTATTTGTCCTGTTGGAATGGGGATCTATGCTGTTGAAGTTTGGTCACGCATATACACTCTAGATgtcgggatgatgatgctgcttgGAGGGGGAGACTGCTCATGGTTCAAACAGTCTTAGACCGTCTATTACTAATAACATTAAACAatagctaactaactagctaaaTACTATTCCCGCCAATATAACGAACGAGCAAAGTGTGGTATCCATAGCCGGCGAGCACTTGTTCCGAAGTGCTTTGACAAATCCAAAATACAGATAACTATAGCATCCACTTAAAATCATGTGGGCTTGGAATGCATTATAATTTGGGCCTGCCCTTTCAGAATTCTCCGAACGGATCATGCCGGAGATGCCCGCGGCCCTCTGCGTATGGCGAGTCCAGCTCTTGGTTTGCGCTCCAGGCGCTCGACCCCTTTCGACTGTGTCGCGCAGACCGCGGGCCCTTGTATCCATTTGTCTGGTCGATGAATGCCTCCATACGGACCGTGCCAATGGCGTCGAAGAAGTTACCAGTCCGCACACTGGTTTCGGACGTGCGGCGACTGACGCTGGCCAGGCTGCCGTTGGCGTATGGCACTACAGGACCGTAAGTGTCTGAGGAGCCGCGCGTCGACGTCGCTGAGGGCATGGTAGCCTGACTTGAGAAGCTGCGGATGATCGGCATGCGGGGAGAAGTGTTGCTGCGCTTACGCGCATGATTCGAGAACCGTGGCACTGTCGGCGGGTCTGCAGCATCCATCGACTCGGCGGCTTCTAATGCAGGGGGTAGTTCAGGTACAGGCTCCGGTTGACTGAGAAGGGATCGTTTTCCCTTGGGTCGTGGGCGTGGGCGGCCCTTGGCGATTCGGATAGAGTCCCGGATTGGATTACGGCGCAACGTGGCCGCGTGGGTGGGTGATGCGAGTTCCTCCTGCGGGACTGGAGGTAGAGAATCCAGGTCATGGAGACCCATGGAAGAGTGACTCAGGAATGACAGTGCAGTCAGCCAGACATAGTGCCGCTCAATGGTAGAGGCAGTGAACTTGAGGGCACGCTGAGGTGTTAAGATCAGAATCGACCGATTGAATTGGTTTTGAGGGTTGAAGCCTTTAGGCAGCGGATTGTCATCCTTGACATCAAGGACGGATTGGATAACCACTAGATTAGGGTCAGTATGAATAAACCAAGGTTAGATAGTAAtacgaagaggatgacttACATTTCCTACCGCTCTTACCTAACAGGGCTGGCCCGCTGGTCGGTTGCTTGCTGCTCCACATAACTGCCCGCTCATACGGCGCCAGCCAGACCCATCGCTTGTGTCTTGCGCCGCTGTTGGTAATATTTGCAGATACCTCTTCTGCATTCCTCCCATCCCAGTTGTCCTTCGGCTCGCCGACACCCCCAAACGACCTCCGTCTCCGGATGTACTTGTACATCCACTCCCCGACCATTGTCTGTGCAATCGCGTCGACAACGCTTGTGGGTTGGACAATGGTGGCTGTAGAGTCCTGCCGTCCGTGCG includes the following:
- a CDS encoding putative mRNA splicing factor RNA helicase (Cdc28) (COG:A;~EggNog:ENOG410PH2K;~InterPro:IPR011709,IPR027417,IPR001650,IPR014001, IPR007502,IPR011545,IPR002464;~PFAM:PF04408,PF00270,PF07717,PF00271;~go_function: GO:0003676 - nucleic acid binding [Evidence IEA];~go_function: GO:0004386 - helicase activity [Evidence IEA];~go_function: GO:0005524 - ATP binding [Evidence IEA]), which gives rise to MDHRTFVSDSLLRLTNASDPTVVDFVLATASSAKSASALQDKLLPFLDGSSDDIGSFCGELYRRVGVRAGSSATSANVATKERSDAASSKKKYRLLEMEEDDVPEARGSLGPANVEAERDRRRRRDKDRSTGRSGKDSESGRSRWEKDDSRKRDRSREEESRDRPRTKKVRRRNADDFDDRWGDEEIPEDELYEDEEQTGDFEESPSKRTRLEDGSASPRSNASEELDPETKKEQDRKRDLEERDEFAKRLAKKDDGKTKKIVEDRTRSGEAARRRALADDASARAAVMPDLRMRSRQEYLKKRETERLALLRRQVAEETAELRDNPHLTRKEKEEFARNREVLRIAEERLRIDDYRDGYMMPEDYITEKGKIDRKKKEDALYKRYVDRDDAGQERFITEHEEWEMEQTAKAKAQINRAEFVDEGDYEYVFDDSQKINFVVDAKMEGTRKPMTQEQRRLQEQIDAAEKKAQSMEDTRKSLPIYQFRDQIIQAVHDHQVLIIVGETGSGKTTQIPQYLHEAGFTKGGMKVGCTQPRRVAAMSVASRVAEEMGVKLGNEVGYAIRFEDNTSDKTVLKYMTDGMLLRELLTEPDLGQYSALMIDEAHERTVPTDIACGLLKDIAKARPDLKLLISSATMDAQKFQQYFDDAPIFNIPGRRYPVDIHYTSQPEANYLAAAITTVFQIHVTQGPGDILVFLTGQEEIEAAEQSLQETSRKLGNKIPEMIICPIYANLPSELQTKIFEPTPPKARKVVLATNIAETSLTIDGIVYVIDPGFVKENVFNPRTGMESLVVTPCSRASANQRAGRAGRVGPGKCFRLYTKWAYYNELEESTTPEIQRTNLSSVILMLKSLGIDQLLDFDFMDPPPAETIIRALEQLYALGALNDRGELTKIGRQMAEFPTDPMLAKAILAADKYGCVEEVLSIVSMLGEASALFFRPKDKKIHADSARNRFTIKDGGDHLTLLNIWNQWVDSDFSYVWAKENFLQQRSLTRARDVRDQLAKLCDRVEVSVSTCGSNNLQPIQKAITAGFFPNAARLQRGGDSYRTVKNGQTVYLHPSSTLFEVNPRWVIYFELVLTSKEYMRSNMPLQAEWLVEVAPHYYKKKDLETLGLEKKMAKGQGAAGEKSRN
- a CDS encoding cytochrome b5-like heme/steroid binding domain-containing protein (COG:C;~EggNog:ENOG410QDBR;~InterPro:IPR036400,IPR018506,IPR001199;~PFAM:PF00173;~go_function: GO:0020037 - heme binding [Evidence IEA]); this translates as MSQTFTPADVSTHNNPDKGMYIIIDNSVYDVTKFVDEHPGGAKILKRVAGKDASKQFWKYHNEGVLKKYTPKLKIGEVKEAAKL